From one Musa acuminata AAA Group cultivar baxijiao chromosome BXJ2-6, Cavendish_Baxijiao_AAA, whole genome shotgun sequence genomic stretch:
- the LOC135615352 gene encoding cinnamoyl-CoA reductase-like SNL6, with the protein MGAMGRSEGAVAEAEALRKAILSGCRGRSARKTGPVGVRRSRDGDGGGRIEGRAVCVTGGVSFVGSALVDRLLDRGYAVRLLVETQEDWDKLRETETLWGGVSAVMADMTDMDSLCRAFDGCTGVFHTSSSLDPGGISGYSKHMAEIEVRAAERVIEACVRTESVRKCVFTSSLLACTWRQSDPRSRRVVDESCWSDEQLCRDKKLWYALGKTMAEKAAWEAAARGRRDLKLATVCPALVTGSGFHRRNIAASIAYLKGAGEMFAEGLLVTVDVEKLAGAHVSIYEAMSSHDCGRYICYDRVIERGEAEELERRLSIPSRILLSGETAAPCSPSSELSNQKLFRLMNSGRKCTFDVYSDLTWN; encoded by the exons ATGGGGGCGATGGGGAGGAGTGAGGGTGcggtggcggaggcggaggcgctgCGAAAGGCGATCCTGAGTGGCTGCAGAGGACGGAGCGCGAGGAAAACGGGTCCGGTCGGCGTCCGGCGGAGCAGGGACGGCGACGGAGGAGGCCGGATCGAGGGGCGCGCGGTGTGCGTCACCGGCGGCGTCTCCTTCGTCGGGTCCGCCCTCGTGGACCGCCTCCTCGACCGTGGCTATGCGGTTCGCCTCCTCGTCGAGACTCAAG AGGATTGGGATAAGCTCAGGGAGACAGAGACCTTATGGGGCGGCGTGTCGGCGGTGATGGCCGACATGACGGACATGGATAGCTTGTGCCGGGCGTTCGATGGCTGCACCGGTGTCTTCCACACCTCGAGTTCACTGGATCCCGGCGGCATATCGGGCTACTCC AAGCATATGGCCGAGATCGAGGTACGGGCGGCAGAGCGAGTGATCGAAGCCTGTGTCAGAACCGAGTCAGTGAGGAAGTGCGTCTTCACCTCGTCTCTGTTGGCTTGTACATGGCGACAGAGCGATCCTCGTAGCCGCAGGGTCGTCGACGAGAGCTGCTGGAGTGATGAACAGCTCTGCCGGGATAAGAAG CTGTGGTACGCACTGGGCAAGACGATGGCAGAGAAGGCCGCTTGGGAAGCTGCTGCTCGAGGAAGACGGGACTTGAAGTTAGCGACGGTGTGCCCGGCTCTTGTCACCGGGTCTGGATTCCATCGTCGCAACATCGCTGCCTCCATCGCCTACCTCAAAG GAGCCGGTGAGATGTTTGCAGAAGGATTGCTGGTTACCGTCGACGTGGAGAAGCTGGCCGGCGCTCACGTATCGATCTACGAGGCAATGAGCAGCCACGATTGCGGCCGATACATCTGCTACGACCGTGTCATCGAAAGAGGGGAGGCCGAGGAATTGGAGCGGCGACTCAGCATTCCGAGCAGAATATTGCTATCTGGAGAGACGGCCGCCCCCTGCTCGCCGTCGTCGGAGCTCTCAAACCAGAAGCTCTTCAGGCTGATGAACTCAGGGAGGAAGTGCACGTTTGATGTCTACTCTGATCTTACATGGAATTGA
- the LOC135613604 gene encoding NADPH-dependent aldehyde reductase-like protein, chloroplastic, protein MAAAGTVAPENRLQPLKGRVAIVTGGAGGIGSAVCAHLASLGASVVIGYVGDPSPAEKLAETINTTYGAPRAIAVSADVSSSAQVKSLFDAAEATFGPNLHILVTAAAVIDAEYPPIADTSEESFDWMFGVNAKGTFLCCREAANRLVRDGGGRIITFSSSGVGSLRLGYGAYAATKAAIEVMTRVLAKELRGTRITANGVAPGSTATPMFYAGKSEEDVKAYVAEIPLGRLEQPEDVAPLVGFLASDDGEWVNGQIIRINGGNI, encoded by the coding sequence ATGGCAGCTGCAGGCACCGTTGCGCCGGAGAACCGCCTGCAGCCGCTGAAAGGCCGCGTGGCCATCGTGACAGGCGGCGCAGGTGGAATCGGCTCGGCTGTCTGCGCCCACCTTGCCTCCCTCGGCGCAAGCGTCGTCATCGGATACGTCGGTGACCCGAGCCCGGCGGAGAAGTTGGCGGAGACGATCAACACGACCTACGGGGCGCCGCGGGCCATCGCGGTCTCCGCCGACGTGTCCAGCTCCGCCCAAGTCAAGTCCCTGTTCGACGCAGCTGAAGCTACCTTCGGCCCCAACCTCCACATCCTCGTCACCGCGGCCGCCGTCATCGACGCCGAGTACCCGCCGATAGCCGACACCAGCGAGGAAAGCTTCGACTGGATGTTCGGCGTGAACGCCAAGGGCACGTTCCTGTGCTGCCGGGAGGCGGCGAATCGCCTGGTCCGGGACGGGGGCGGGCGGATCATCACCTTCTCGTCGTCGGGAGTGGGGTCGCTGCGGCTGGGCTACGGGGCGTACGCGGCGACCAAGGCGGCGATCGAGGTGATGACGAGGGTGCTGGCGAAGGAGCTGAGGGGGACGCGCATCACGGCTAACGGGGTGGCCCCGGGTTCGACGGCGACGCCCATGTTCTACGCGGGGAAGTCGGAGGAGGACGTGAAGGCGTACGTGGCGGAGATACCGCTGGGCCGGCTGGAGCAGCCGGAGGACGTGGCGCCGCTGGTGGGCTTCTTGGCCAGCGATGACGGAGAGTGGGTGAATGGGCAGATCATTCGTATCAATGGTGGCAATATCTGA
- the LOC135613603 gene encoding probable glycosyltransferase At5g03795, with protein sequence MAALDLRAAARRPRRGRTMSHWRRRITAVALLSSAVTALLAFTMPYPLALGLIFPLGPLSSAGTSFDEYEPLPPSPSLVRVKPNEPAVSTSNSVSSSSLFAPPQVLRNRIEPPPVVRKRSKRRRSKRREPPPVVRNVDLPARKSNHSDVKVPSLRREPAYWRMAPEEALRLAKREIQNPPVVLDDPDLYAPLFKNVSVFKRSYELMERMLKVYIYQDGPTPIFHTPELRGIYASEGWFMKLMEENRQYTTRDPSKAHLFYLPYSARQLELALYVPNSHNLRPLSLFLRDYVNGIAAMFPFWNKTRGADHFLVACHDWGPYTTTQHEELCKNTIKALCNSDASEGIFIRGRDVSLPETTIRDPKKPLRYVGGNRVSQRSILAFFAGNMHGRVRPILLKYWGDKDEDMRIYGPLPNRVSRQMSYVQHMKASKFCICPMGYEVNSPRIVESIYYECVPVIIADNFVLPFEELLDWSAFSVVVAEKDIPNLKNILLGISLRRYIRMHTCVQKLQKHFLWHAKPLKHDIFHMILHSIWFNRLNQIQIQLQQE encoded by the exons ATGGCGGCCCTGGATCTGAGGGCCGCCGCCCGCCGCCCGCGCCGCGGCCGGACCATGTCCCACTGGCGGAGGCGCATCACCGCCGTCGCCCTCCTCTCCTCTGCCGTCACGGCTCTCCTCGCCTTCACCATGCCCTACCCCCTAGCCCTCGGCCTCATCTTCCCCCTCGGCCCTCTCTCCTCTGCCGGCACCTCCTTTGACGAGTATGAGCCCCTTCCCCCTTCTCCCTCTCTCGTTCGCGTCAAACCAAACGAACCCGCCGTTTCCACCTCGAATTCTGTCTCTTCTTCTTCGTTATTTGCACCGCCTCAAGTGCTTCGGAACCGTATCGAACCGCCCCCAGTGGTCCGGAAACGCTCAAAGCGGCGAAGATCCAAGCGTCGGGAACCGCCTCCAGTGGTCCGGAACGTAGACTTACCCGCACGAAAATCCAACCATAGCGACGTAAAGGTCCCATCTCTGCGTCGGGAG CCAGCTTATTGGAGAATGGCGCCGGAGGAGGCACTTCGGCTCGCCAAGAGAGAGATTCAAAATCCGCCGGTAGTTTTGGATGATCCGGATCTGTATGCCCCGTTGTTCAAGAATGTATCAGTTTTCAAGAG GAGCTACGAACTGATGGAAAGAATGCTTAAGGTCTACATCTATCAGGATGGGCCAACACCCATTTTCCACACACCAGAACTCAGAGGCATTTACGCTTCTGAAGGATGGTTTATGAAATTGATGGAGGAGAACAGGCAATATACCACCAGGGATCCAAGTAAAGCTCATCTGTTCTATCTACCATATAGTGCACGCCAGCTAGAGCTTGCCCTTTATGTGCCCAACTCACACAACTTGAGGCCCTTATCACTCTTTTTAAGGGACTATGTGAATGGTATAGCTGCAATGTTTCCTTTCTGGAATAAGACTAGAGGGGCAGATCATTTTCTAGTTGCCTGCCATGACTGG GGGCCTTACACCACCACTCAACATGAAGAACTGTGTAAAAACACAATCAAAGCTCTGTGCAATTCTGATGCTTCAGAAGGTATATTTATCCGTGGCAGGGATGTTTCCCTTCCGGAAACAACCATCAGAGATCCGAAGAAGCCGCTTAGATATGTGGGTGGGAACCGTGTCTCCCAACGATCTATTCTAGCCTTTTTTGCTGGGAACATGCATGGGAGGGTCAGACCAATCCTTCTGAAGTACTGGGGTGATAAAGATGAAGACATGAGAATCTATGGACCCCTTCCAAACAGGGTTTCAAGGCAAATGTCATATGTCCAGCATATGAAAGCAAGCAAGTTCTGTATCTGTCCCATGGGATACGAAGTGAACAGCCCGAGGATCGTTGAGTCTATATATTATGAATGTGTTCCGGTGATAATAGCAGACAATTTTGTGCTTCCTTTTGAGGAATTGTTAGACTGGAGTGCGTTCTCTGTGGTTGTGGCTGAGAAGGACATACCTAACTTAAAGAACATACTACTAGGA
- the LOC103988863 gene encoding glutamine--tRNA ligase, translating into MVVEDGDAKPLDLFLSIGLDKRTAENALVNQKVTSNLTAVIEEAGVNECSKTIGNLLYMVATKYPANALVHRPTLIQYIVSSKIKNPAQLDAALAFLGTVGPETFKLNEFEEACGIGVDVSTEEIQSTVTAVLEENMVAILEQRYHINVGNLCGQVRKHHPWADAKIVKEVIDEKLHGILGERTADDDKKPLKKKKEKPAKVEKQKSDAIASTPTLEEEVNPYLIFPEPAENYKVHTEIFFSNGDIWRAHNTKEILERHLKVTGGKVFTRFPPEPNGYLHIGHAKAMFIDFGLAKERGGSCYLRFDDTNPEAEKKEYIEHIQEIVQWMGWQPFKVTYTSNYFQELYDLAVELIRRGLAYVDHQSPEEVKEYREKKMNSPWRDRPIAESLKLFEDMRRGLIDEGKATLRLKQDMQSDNKNMYDLIAYRIKFTPHPHAGDKWCIYPSYDFSHCIVDSLENVTHSLCTLEFEIRRPSYYWLLLALNLYQPYVWEYSRLNISNAVMSKRKLNRLVTEKWVDGWDDPRLMTLAGLRRRGVSSTAINSFIRGIGITRSDNSMIRVDRLEYHIREELNKTASRTLVVLDPLKVVITNLDSGSVIDLDAKMWPDAPSDDSSSYYKVPFTNVVYIERSDFRLKDSKDYYGLAPGKSVLLRYAFPIKCTEVVYGDNDTIVEIHAEYDPSKKIKPKGVLHWVAQPSPGVDPVKVEVRLFEKLFLSENPSELEDWLSDLNPHSKEVIPEAYAVPSLANAVLGDKFQFERLGYFAVDTDSTPGKLVFNRTITLRDSYSKGGNK; encoded by the exons ATGGTGGTGGAGGACGGCGATGCGAAGCCCTTGGATCTGTTCCTGTCCATCGGATTGGACAAGCGGACGGCGGAGAACGCCCTCGTCAACCAGAAGGTCACCTCCAACCTCACGGCCGTCATCGAGGAG GCGGGTGTTAATGAATGCAGCAAAACGATAGGCAATCTTCTTTACATG GTCGCGACCAAGTACCCAGCGAATGCACTTGTTCACCGGCCTACTTTAATCCAGTACATCGTCTCGTCGAAG ATAAAAAATCCTGCACAACTTGATGCAGCTTTGGCATTTCTTGGGACTGTTGGTCCTGAAACATTCAAGTTGAATGAATTTGAAGAAGCTTGTGGTATAG GAGTTGATGTTTCTACTGAAGAAATTCAATCAACAGttactgctgttctggaagaaaatATGGTTGCCATATTGGAACAACGTTATCATATCAATG TTGGTAATCTGTGTGGGCAAGTCAGGAAACATCACCCATGGGCTGATGCAAAAATTGTTAAG GAAGTGATTGATGAGAAGCTTCATGGGATTCTTGGAGAGAGGACAGCAGATGATGATAAAAAGCCTttgaaaaagaagaaggaaaaaccTGCTAAAGTTGAG AAACAAAAGAGTGATGCAATTGCATCCACCCCAACTCTGGAGGAGGAAGTGAATCCTTACTTGATATTCCCAGAACCAGCAGAAAACTACAAG GTTCATACAGAGATATTTTTTAGTAATGGAGACATCTGGAGAGCTCACAATACAAAGGAGATCCTGGAGAGACATCTTAAAGTTACCGGAGGGAAGGTTTTCACTCGCTTCCCTCCTGAACCTAATGGATATCTACACATTGGCCATGCTAAG GCAATGTTTATTGATTTTGGTTTGGCAAAAGAGAGGGGTGGATCATGTTACTTGAG atttgatgataccaatcctGAGGCTGAAAAAAAAGAATACATTGAGCATATCCAAGAAATTGTTCAGTGGATGGGTTGGCAGCCTTTCAAG GTTACTTATACCAGCAACTATTTTCAAGAACTCTATGATCTGGCAGTCGAGCTAATACGCAGAGGCCTAGCTTATGTTGATCATCAG AGTCCTGAAGAAGTTAAGGAGTACAGAGAAAAGAAAATGAACAGCCCGTGGAGGGATAGACCTATTGCAGAATCATTAAAGTTGTTTGAAGACATGAGAAGAGGTTTGATCGATGAGGGCAAGGCAACGCTTAGACTGAAGCAAGATATGCAGAGCGAtaataaaaatatgtatgattTGATAGCATATCGTATCAAG TTTACTCCCCATCCTCATGCGGGTGACAAGTGGTGTATATATCCTAGTTATGACTTTTCTCACTGCATTGTGGATTCTCTTGAGAATGTGACACATTCT CTATGTACTCTTGAGTTTGAGATCCGCCGTCCTTCATACTACTGGTTACTCCTGGCCCTTAACCTTTACCAGCCATATGTCTGGGAGTATTCACGATTAAATATTTCTAATGCTGTGATGTCTAAGCGAAAG CTAAACCGTCTGGTGACAGAGAAGTGGGTAGATGGGTGGGATGATCCCCGTCTAATGACACTAGCTGGGTTACGACGTCGAGGAGTCTCTTCAACAGCAATTAATTCATTCATCCGAGGAATTGGAATTACGAGAAG TGATAATAGTATGATACGTGTTGATCGTCTTGAATATCACATTAGAGAAGAACTCAACAAAACTGCATCTCGAACTTTGGTTGTTCTGGATCCTCTTAAG GTGGTTATCACGAATCTTGATTCTGGATCAGTTATAGATCTTGATGCAAAGATGTGGCCTGATGCTCCATCAGATGATTCTTCTTCTTACTACAAG GTTCCTTTTACAAATGTTGTTTATATTGAACGATCAGATTTTCGTCTTAAGGATTCAAAAGACTACTACGGGCTGGCACCTGGTAAATCTGTTCTCCTCAG ATACGCGTTCCCTATAAAGTGCACAGAAGTTGTTTATGGGGATAACGACACTATTGTTGAGATCCATGCTGAATATGATCCTTCAAAGAAAATAAAGCCAAAG GGAGTTCTTCACTGGGTTGCTCAACCTTCTCCTGGTGTTGATCCTGTAAAGGTGGAGGTGAGGTTGTTCGAGAAACTATTCCTTTCAGAG AATCCATCTGAGTTGGAGGACTGGCTGTCTGATCTGAATCCGCATTCTAAGGAGGTGATTCCAGAAGCATATGCAGTTCCCTCTCTCGCTAATGCAGTGTTAGGTGACAAGTTTCAGTTTGAGAGGCTTG GTTACTTTGCTGTGGATACAGATTCTACTCCTGGTAAATTGGTCTTCAACAGAACAATCACCCTTCGGGATTCCTATTCAAAGGGTGGAAACAAGTAA